In Ipomoea triloba cultivar NCNSP0323 chromosome 15, ASM357664v1, one genomic interval encodes:
- the LOC116007195 gene encoding uncharacterized protein LOC116007195, protein MARVEMAHAVDLECGGSEGEEEGSLYFSDADEGSCHSQLYSTADGSELEIAEAALESRRASSAAESDCSVDLESGVGESKAHLGKLDRDCRICHLSLQSPGPESGVAIELGCSCKDDLAAAHKHCAETWFKIKGNKVCEICNSIVRNLVGPNDVEPAQPTIETNDLATNAVLAVPTSSAPETRNCLNGHWFLNFLLACMVFAFVISWLFHFNIPS, encoded by the exons ATGGCGCGAGTGGAGATGGCCCATGCCGTGGATTTAGAATGCGGTGGCAGTGAGGGGGAGGAAGAGGGGAGCCTTTATTTCTCCGATGCCGACGAGGGGTCTTGCCATTCCCAGTTATATTCCACGGCTGATGGGTCTGAGCTTGAGATAGCGGAGGCGGCGTTGGAGTCCCGGAGAGCCTCGTCTGCGGCCGAGTCTGATTGCTCGGTGGATTTGGAGAGTGGGGTTGGGGAAAGCAAGGCGCATTTGGGGAAATTAGATAGAGATTGTAGGATTTGCCACTTGAGTTTGCAGAGCCCTGGCCCTGAGTCTGGGGTCGCCATTGAGTTGGGGTGTTCTTGTAAAGATGATTTGGCAGCTGCTCATAAGCATTGTGCTGAGACTTGGTTCAAAATCAAAGGAAATAA GGTGTGTGAAATTTGCAATTCAATAGTACGCAATCTGGTTGGTCCAAACGACGTAGAGCCAGCACAACCAACAATTGAGACTAACGATTTGGCAACGAATGCTGTGTTAGCAGTGCCAACATCCTCGGCTCCTGAGACTCGGAATTGCCTAAATGGACACTGGTTCCTGAATTTCCTCTTGGCCTGTATGGTATTTGCCTTTGTCATCTCCTGGCTCTTCCACTTTAACATTCCATCTTAG
- the LOC116006086 gene encoding serine/threonine-protein kinase BSK6-like has protein sequence MGARCSKFSFCWWHSHLKPSLLDSSDLENGEKNAFPPFTQFKLEELKAATNGFSSETIVSEHGEKAPNVVYKGKLNDGRWVAVKRFNKSAWPDSRQFMDEAKAVGSLRSERLANLIGCCYEEEERLLVAEFMPNETLAKHLFHWENQPMKWAMRLRVGLYLAQALEYCSSKGRALYHDLNAYRVLFDQDGNPRLSCFGLMKNSRDGKSYSTNLAFTPPEYLRTGRVTPESVVYSFGTVLLDLLSGKHIPPSHALDLIRGKNFLMLMDSCLEGHFSNDDGTELVRLATRCLQYEARERPNAKSLVSSLLPLQKETEVPSFTLLGIPDEISTPTEPLLLTPMGEACLRTDLTALHEILEKTGYKDDEGIANELSFQMWTNQMQDTLNSKKQGDTAFRAKDFTAAIDCYSQFIEGGTMVSPTVYARRCLSYLMMDMAQEALGDTEKAQLVSPDWHTAFYLQAVAFFSLGMENDAQEALKEATRLEAERNTV, from the exons ATGGGTGCCCGTTGCTCAAAATTCTCTTTTTGTTGGTGGCACTCCCACCTCAAGCCTTCCCTTCTCGACTCCTCTGATCTTG AGAATGGGGAGAAAAACGCGTTTCCGCCCTTTACTCAGTTCAAATTAGAGGAGCTTAAAGCTGCCACTAATGGGTTTTCTTCAGAGACCATTGTTTCTGAGCACGGAGAGAAAGCGCCAAACGTGGTTTACAAAGGGAAGCTCAACGATGGCCGATGGGTCGCCGTTAAACGCTTCAATAAATCTGCTTGGCCCGATTCTCGTCAATTCATG GATGAGGCTAAGGCTGTGGGGAGTCTAAGGAGTGAGAGGTTGGCAAATCTGATAGGGTGTTGCTATGAAGAGGAAGAGAGATTGCTGGTGGCAGAGTTTATGCCCAATGAGACTCTTGCAAAGCATTTATTTCACT GGGAGAACCAGCCAATGAAATGGGCTATGAGGTTGCGGGTGGGGCTTTACTTGGCTCAAGCTTTGGAGTACTGCAGTAGTAAGGGTAGGGCGTTGTATCACGACCTCAACGCTTACAGAGTCTTGTTTGATCAG GACGGTAATCCTAGGCTGTCTTGCTTTGGTTTGATGAAGAACAGTAGAGATGGaaaaagttatagtacaaactTGGCTTTCACTCCTCCAGAGTATTTGAGAACAG GAAGAGTGACACCCGAAAGTGTAGTTTACAGCTTCGGGACTGTGTTGCTGGATCTTCTGAGTGGAAAGCATATTCCTCCGAGCCAT GCACTTGATTTAATTCGTGGCAAGAATTTCCTGATGCTCATGGATTCTTGTTTGGAGGGTCATTTTTCTAACGATGATGGAACCGAGCTTGTCCGGTTGGCCACGCGATGTTTGCAATATGAAGCACGCGAGAGGCCTAATGCAAAATCTCTTGTCAGTTCCCTTTTGCCTCTCCAAAAAGAAACAGAG GTGCCATCGTTTACTTTATTGGGCATTCCCGATGAAATTTCTACCCCGACAGAACCATTGTTGTTGACTCCAATGGGAGAAGCATGTCTGAGAACGGATCTGACTGCGCTTCATGAAATACTCGAAAAGACTGGGTACAAGGACGACGAAGGAATTGCCAATGAG CTATCTTTCCAAATGTGGACGAATCAGATGCAGGATACCTTGAATTCAAAGAAGCAAGGCGATACTGCTTTCCGTGCCAAGGATTTCACCGCCGCCATTGATTGTTATTCACAG TTCATCGAGGGGGGGACGATGGTGTCGCCCACGGTCTACGCTAGGCGGTGCTTGTCCTATCTGATGATGGACATGGCGCAAGAAGCTCTAGGGGACACGGAGAAGGCGCAGTTGGTGTCGCCTGACTGGCACACAGCCTTCTATCTTCAGGCAGTTGCATTCTTCAGTCTGGGGATGGAGAATGATGCCCAGGAAGCTCTGAAGGAAGCCACTCGTTTGGAAGCTGAAAGGAACACAGTTTGA